Proteins encoded together in one Gammaproteobacteria bacterium window:
- a CDS encoding acylphosphatase: MSSSYRFVVTGRVQGVFFRQSTMETAQRLGIRGWVRNCADGTVEGLAEGRSPALHEFRKWLDQGPPRARVDQVQWLGSDAEELADVFEVRS, from the coding sequence ATGTCTTCATCATATCGCTTCGTGGTCACCGGACGCGTTCAGGGGGTGTTCTTCCGTCAGTCCACGATGGAAACCGCGCAGCGACTCGGTATTCGCGGCTGGGTCCGGAATTGCGCGGACGGGACGGTCGAAGGTCTGGCCGAGGGGCGTAGCCCGGCGCTGCATGAATTCCGAAAATGGCTGGATCAGGGGCCACCACGCGCCCGGGTGGATCAGGTGCAATGGCTCGGCAGTGACGCGGAAGAGCTTGCAGACGTGTTCGAAGTCCGTTCCTGA